The Neochlamydia sp. S13 genome has a segment encoding these proteins:
- a CDS encoding leucine-rich repeat domain-containing protein, producing the protein MHPISSASIESLPNELLLPILEACVVPSLFSVCKRWHHLLASEVMLPLYKQIGKVHVPQGNVKEQALIVDRIYKLEEKLSEAAKVNAIFRQIFTLAKSLSTLEFKWKTEEKRGLTLANYSSYLVNVNRLLLWKKLPGGEEYLNREEIKYLPLGKKGELLRDWIEENCKNITTLDLSRLNLTYLPPEIGQLSQLQTLDLRENQLASLPAEIVQLSQLRELYLNHNQLTSLPIEIGQLSQLQGLFLIQNQLTSLSAVISQLSQLQLLDLNQNQLTSLPEKIWQLFQLRGLNLNQNKLTSLPAEIGQLSQLRLLYLNQNKLTSLPAEIGQLSQLQRLELNQNKLTSLPAEIGQLSQLQTLYLDQNKLTSLSAEIGQLPQLQALQLNQNKLTSLPAEIGQLSQLRVLKVSQNRLTALPTEIGQLFQLTKLELAANPLKDIAEEIRQRFQL; encoded by the coding sequence ATGCATCCTATCTCTTCGGCATCTATTGAAAGCTTGCCCAATGAATTGCTGCTCCCTATCCTAGAGGCTTGCGTAGTTCCTTCCTTATTTAGCGTCTGTAAAAGATGGCATCATCTGCTAGCTTCTGAAGTCATGCTCCCTCTTTATAAGCAAATAGGTAAAGTGCATGTTCCTCAAGGAAATGTTAAGGAGCAGGCTCTTATTGTAGATAGGATTTATAAGCTAGAAGAAAAGCTTTCTGAAGCAGCAAAGGTAAATGCAATCTTTAGGCAAATCTTTACTTTAGCCAAGTCTCTTTCAACTTTAGAATTTAAATGGAAAACAGAAGAAAAAAGAGGCTTAACGCTGGCTAATTACTCTTCCTATCTTGTAAATGTTAATCGCCTTTTACTTTGGAAAAAACTTCCTGGCGGGGAAGAATACTTGAACCGAGAAGAAATTAAGTACTTGCCTCTAGGAAAAAAAGGAGAGCTTCTTAGAGATTGGATTGAAGAAAATTGTAAAAACATCACGACTTTAGATTTATCTAGATTAAACTTGACTTATTTACCCCCAGAAATAGGCCAGCTATCTCAGCTGCAAACGCTTGACTTAAGAGAAAACCAGCTCGCCAGTCTGCCTGCAGAAATCGTTCAGCTGTCTCAACTACGAGAGCTTTACTTAAATCACAACCAACTCACCAGTCTGCCTATAGAAATCGGGCAGCTGTCTCAGCTGCAAGGGCTTTTCTTAATCCAAAACCAACTCACCAGCCTGTCTGCAGTAATAAGCCAATTGTCTCAGCTACAATTGCTTGACTTAAATCAAAACCAGCTCACCAGCCTGCCTGAAAAAATCTGGCAACTGTTTCAACTACGAGGGCTTAACTTAAATCAAAACAAGCTCACCAGCCTGCCTGCAGAAATTGGGCAGCTGTCTCAGCTACGATTGCTTTACTTAAATCAAAACAAGCTCACTAGCCTGCCTGCAGAAATCGGGCAGCTATCTCAGCTGCAAAGGCTTGAATTAAATCAAAACAAGCTCACCAGCCTACCTGCAGAAATCGGGCAATTGTCTCAGCTGCAAACGCTTTACTTAGATCAAAACAAGCTCACCAGCCTGTCTGCAGAAATTGGGCAGCTGCCTCAGCTGCAAGCGCTTCAATTAAATCAAAACAAGCTCACCAGTCTGCCTGCAGAGATAGGGCAACTATCTCAGCTGCGAGTGCTTAAGGTAAGCCAAAATCGGCTCACCGCTCTGCCTACAGAAATCGGGCAGCTGTTTCAGCTTACCAAGCTTGAATTAGCAGCAAATCCTTTGAAAGATATTGCAGAAGAAATAAGGCAGCGTTTTCAATTGTAG